In one Paramormyrops kingsleyae isolate MSU_618 chromosome 18, PKINGS_0.4, whole genome shotgun sequence genomic region, the following are encoded:
- the LOC111842407 gene encoding reticulon-4 receptor-like 1 isoform X1, giving the protein MVNSKLNVQHQSQAVKHSGALCRQERLIRLGFICLARACIALWERFSKAAHGFHCHTGSGLPGGEVAGGCRLEFLLVLWGLELSWSCPHHCVCYTTPSTVSCQAHNFLSVPEGIPAESERIFLQNNRIGQLLRGHFSPAAIMLWLYSNDISYIEPTTFHGFFRLEELDLGDNRHLRALAPDTFHGLGRLNSLHLYRCGLSTLPSGIFQGLHNLQFLYLQDNHLDFLEDDLFVDLLNLSHLFLHGNRLWSLHQNTFRGLGALDRLLLHHNRLQWVDRLAFHDLRRLTTLYLFNNSLTQLPAECLAQLPALEYLRLNDNPWDCGCRALPLWDWLRRFRGSTSEVGCHEPPGLAGRDLKRLRQEELPSCVASESRHQSSGHFPHLPPRDQHHLIPPPSPLPRPLPSARPGRPRNCTRQRGRWGKGKGLNEAHISREMDKEYSYPNKHDLDNPDGSGSRRKHKCAPRTTVGPPSGVQRATSGGAAASRCSLLLLLVMVGLLEPLSVNVLR; this is encoded by the exons ATGGTTAATAGCAAGTTAAACGTGCAGCATCAGTCACAGGCTGTTAAACACAGTGGAGCATTGTGTCGGCAGGAACGCCTAATTCGTTTGGGTTTTATCTGCTTGGCACGTGCGTGTATAGCCCTTTGGGAGAGATTCAGTAAAGCGGCGCATGGCTTTCACTGTCACACAGGGTCAGGACTTCCTGGCGGAGAGGTGGCAGGTG GCTGCAGGCTGGAATTCCTCTTGGTGCTGTGGGGTTTGGAGCTGTCCTGGTCATGTCCACACCACTGCGTCTGCTACACGACGCCCAGCACCGTCAGCTGCCAGGCGCACAACTTCCTGTCGGTCCCCGAGGGCATCCCGGCAGAGAGCGAGCGCATCTTCCTGCAGAACAACCGCATTGGCCAGCTGCTGCGCGGCCACTTCAGCCCGGCCGCCATCATGCTGTGGCTCTACTCCAATGACATCTCCTACATCGAACCCACCACCTTCCATGGCTTCTTCCGACTCGAAGAGCTGGATCTGGGGGACAACCGGCACCTGCGAGCCCTGGCACCCGACACCTTCCATGGATTGGGTCGACTTAATTCCCTGCACCTGTATCGCTGTGGCCTAAGCACCCTACCCAGTGGCATCTTCCAGGGTCTGCACAACCTGCAATTCCTCTACCTGCAG GACAACCACCTCGACTTCCTGGAGGATGACCTGTTTGTGGACCTGCTGAACCTAAGCCACCTGTTCCTGCATGGAAACCGGCTGTGGAGCCTTCACCAGAACACATTCCGTGGGCTGGGCGCTTTGGATCGCCTGCTGCTGCACCACAACCGGCTGCAGTGGGTGGACCGGCTGGCCTTCCACGACCTGCGACGCCTCACCACACTCTACCTGTTCAACAACTCGCTGACACAGCTGCCCGCCGAGTGCCTGGCCCAGCTGCCCGCCCTCGAGTACCTGAGACTCAACGACAACCCCTGGGATTGTGGTTGCCGGGCACTGCCGCTCTGGGATTGGCTGCGCCGCTTCCGGGGTTCCACCTCTGAGGTGGGCTGTCATGAGCCACCAGGGTTGGCCGGCCGGGACCTCAAGAGACTGCGGCAGGAGGAACTGCCCAGCTGTGTGGCGTCCGAGTCTCGACACCAAAGCAGCGGGCACTTCCCGCACCTCCCTCCCCGGGACCAGCACCATCTCATCCCGCCTCCTTCACCGCTGCCCCGCCCACTACCCTCGGCCCGTCCCGGCCGTCCCAGGAACTGCACCCGGCAGCGAGGGCGGTGGGGCAAGGGCAAGGGCCTGAATGAGGCCCACATCTCCAGGGAGATGGACAAGGAGTACTCCTACCCCAACAAGCACGACCTCGACAATCCCGATGGCTCTGGGTCGCGACGGAAGCACAAGTGCGCCCCGCGGACCACGGTTGGACCTCCAAGCGGGGTCCAGCGGGCCACCAGCGGGGGAGCGGCAGCCTCCCGCTGCTCCTTACTGCTCCTCCTGGTTATGGTGGGCCTCCTGGAACCGCTGAGCGTGAATGTATTGCGCtga
- the LOC111842407 gene encoding reticulon-4 receptor-like 1 isoform X2 — MFKRGCRLEFLLVLWGLELSWSCPHHCVCYTTPSTVSCQAHNFLSVPEGIPAESERIFLQNNRIGQLLRGHFSPAAIMLWLYSNDISYIEPTTFHGFFRLEELDLGDNRHLRALAPDTFHGLGRLNSLHLYRCGLSTLPSGIFQGLHNLQFLYLQDNHLDFLEDDLFVDLLNLSHLFLHGNRLWSLHQNTFRGLGALDRLLLHHNRLQWVDRLAFHDLRRLTTLYLFNNSLTQLPAECLAQLPALEYLRLNDNPWDCGCRALPLWDWLRRFRGSTSEVGCHEPPGLAGRDLKRLRQEELPSCVASESRHQSSGHFPHLPPRDQHHLIPPPSPLPRPLPSARPGRPRNCTRQRGRWGKGKGLNEAHISREMDKEYSYPNKHDLDNPDGSGSRRKHKCAPRTTVGPPSGVQRATSGGAAASRCSLLLLLVMVGLLEPLSVNVLR; from the exons GCTGCAGGCTGGAATTCCTCTTGGTGCTGTGGGGTTTGGAGCTGTCCTGGTCATGTCCACACCACTGCGTCTGCTACACGACGCCCAGCACCGTCAGCTGCCAGGCGCACAACTTCCTGTCGGTCCCCGAGGGCATCCCGGCAGAGAGCGAGCGCATCTTCCTGCAGAACAACCGCATTGGCCAGCTGCTGCGCGGCCACTTCAGCCCGGCCGCCATCATGCTGTGGCTCTACTCCAATGACATCTCCTACATCGAACCCACCACCTTCCATGGCTTCTTCCGACTCGAAGAGCTGGATCTGGGGGACAACCGGCACCTGCGAGCCCTGGCACCCGACACCTTCCATGGATTGGGTCGACTTAATTCCCTGCACCTGTATCGCTGTGGCCTAAGCACCCTACCCAGTGGCATCTTCCAGGGTCTGCACAACCTGCAATTCCTCTACCTGCAG GACAACCACCTCGACTTCCTGGAGGATGACCTGTTTGTGGACCTGCTGAACCTAAGCCACCTGTTCCTGCATGGAAACCGGCTGTGGAGCCTTCACCAGAACACATTCCGTGGGCTGGGCGCTTTGGATCGCCTGCTGCTGCACCACAACCGGCTGCAGTGGGTGGACCGGCTGGCCTTCCACGACCTGCGACGCCTCACCACACTCTACCTGTTCAACAACTCGCTGACACAGCTGCCCGCCGAGTGCCTGGCCCAGCTGCCCGCCCTCGAGTACCTGAGACTCAACGACAACCCCTGGGATTGTGGTTGCCGGGCACTGCCGCTCTGGGATTGGCTGCGCCGCTTCCGGGGTTCCACCTCTGAGGTGGGCTGTCATGAGCCACCAGGGTTGGCCGGCCGGGACCTCAAGAGACTGCGGCAGGAGGAACTGCCCAGCTGTGTGGCGTCCGAGTCTCGACACCAAAGCAGCGGGCACTTCCCGCACCTCCCTCCCCGGGACCAGCACCATCTCATCCCGCCTCCTTCACCGCTGCCCCGCCCACTACCCTCGGCCCGTCCCGGCCGTCCCAGGAACTGCACCCGGCAGCGAGGGCGGTGGGGCAAGGGCAAGGGCCTGAATGAGGCCCACATCTCCAGGGAGATGGACAAGGAGTACTCCTACCCCAACAAGCACGACCTCGACAATCCCGATGGCTCTGGGTCGCGACGGAAGCACAAGTGCGCCCCGCGGACCACGGTTGGACCTCCAAGCGGGGTCCAGCGGGCCACCAGCGGGGGAGCGGCAGCCTCCCGCTGCTCCTTACTGCTCCTCCTGGTTATGGTGGGCCTCCTGGAACCGCTGAGCGTGAATGTATTGCGCtga